GACCACGGTTTTCGATCAACTGATAGAAACTAAACCGCGGCGCGGTGTCGCCGCCGTGTCTCCCGTATTAAGAGCGTGTTACGGGCCTATCCGACCGGCGCACCCTCTTACCCGCGCGATGGACTCCGGCCCCGGGCATGCGCCGACTGAGTTAACACGATCGTTGCAATCCAGAAAGACCGCCGTGACAGTCAGCGGGCTGAATTGCATTATCGATCGGTTGACCGAAAGTCTCCCGGCGTTACCTGCTCGCCCCACAGGTTGACCGACTGGGCGGCCAGCACCAGCCATTCGCACCCAGCCGCAGCGCCTAGTCAGGAGAAACCATGATCGTCATCGGGGTGGGCATCAGTGTCCTCATCGTTCTCATCGTCGGAATCGTCGTCGCCCGGAAGGTCGACGGCGACAGCGCCAACTATCTCGTCGCCGGGCGCAGCCTCGGCGTCCCCCTCGTGGCGGTGTCGCTGATGGCCGCGGCCGTCGACAGCAACGCCACCGTCGGCAACACCGACCTCACCTCCGGCTACGGTTTCTGGGCCGGCGCCTCGTTGGCCATCGGTCTGGCGGTCTGCCTGCTCATCTCCGGCCTCTTCCTGGCCAAGCCGATGAACAAGCTCAAGCTCTACACGCTCGCCGACTTCTTCCGCCGCCGCTACGGCCGGGTTGTCGAGGCGGGCTCGTCGGTCATCATGATCTTCTCGTTCACCATCCTGCTGGCCGGCAACCTCGTGGCCGTCGGCTTCCTGCTCGAACGCTTCGCCGGCATCGACTACGTCTGGGGCATCATCCTGTCGGTGTCGCTGGTGCTCGCCTACACGCTCGCCGGCGGGCTGTTCTCGGATGCCTACACCGCGGCCATCCAGACCGTCATCACCGTCGTGGCCTCCATCGCCCTGCTCGGCTGGGTCGTCATCAACTTCGGCATCATCGTTCCGGCCGGCATGGGTCCGTTCGACCTCGGCCAGCTCACCGACCCCGCCCAGGGCGCCCCGATCAACTGGGCCACCCTCATCTCGCTGGGCATCGGCGACCTTGTCGCCATCGACTTCATGCAGCGCATCTTCGCCGCGAAGTCGCCCGAGGTTGCCCAGAAGTCCTGCTTCTACGCCGCAGGCGGCACCTTCGTGATCGGCATCATCTACGCCCTCGTCGCCCTCACCACCACCGCGGCGCTCGGACTGTCCACCGCCGACGGGCCCATCCTCTACACGCTGCTCGGTGACTACGCGCCGCCGCTGCTGGCCGTGCTGGTGCTCTCGGGCATCGTCGCCGCCTCGTTCTCCACCGCAGCCGGCGCCATCCTGGCCACGTCCGCCATCGCGGTGCGCAACACCTTCGGTGTGCGCCGCATCGTCTCCGGCGGTGGCGACCCTCTGCTGCGCTGGACCCGCGTGGCGATGGTGCCCATCGTCGTGATCGGCGTGCTGCTGGCGATCCGGGTCAGCCAGACCGGCATCCTGCTCACCTTCGCGTTCGACCTGATGCTGGCCTGCCTGGCCGCACCGCTCGTGCTGGGCCTGTTCTGGAAGCGCCCCGGCGCCAGCGCCGTGATCGTCGGCGCGCTGCTCGGCTTCACCGTGCGCATCACCCTGCTGGCGCTCACGCCCACCATGTACGGCGTGCCGAACGACCTGTTCTACATCCCGAACACCGTCATCACGGCCGACCTCGACGGCTGGACCACCATGATCTCCGCCGCGGTGGGCATCGGCTCGTTCGTGCTCGTGGCGCTGCTGCACCCGCGCACGCTGCGCGAGCAGGAGCAGGAGCTGCAGGTCGAAGAGGAGCTCTCCCAGGAGCAGGCTGCCCTCCTCGAGCCCGTCGCCTGACCCCATCCGCTTCCCCCTCCACGAACTGTGGGTAAAGCCCCGGAATTCTGGGGCTTTACTCACGGCTCGCGGTGGGGGCGCTAGCGCTGGAGGGGAACCTCGACGAGGGTGGGGCCGGTGACCGGCGCCGTGAGGGCGGTCTCCAGGGCGCTGCGGGTGCCGGCGCGCAGGTAGGCCCACCCGTAGGCGGCCGCCAAGGACTCCAGGTCCACCTGTTGCGGGGTGAAGAGCACCCGGTCCACGGCCGTGGGGCTGGCCGTTGCGGCCACCTCGAGGCCGTCGAAGATGGTGCCGCCGCCGTCGTTGCCCACGACCACCTGCACCCGCGGCCGCGTCTCCCCTGGCGCGATGAGCAGCGACCCGACGTCGTGCAGCAGGGTCACATCACCCAGCAAGAGCCGGGTCGTGCCGCTCGAAAGCGGATGCTCGCCAGCCTGGCTGGCCAGCGCGATACCCACGGCCGTGGCGACGGTGCCGTCGATGCCGGCCAGGCCGCGATTGGCGTGCACGGGGATCTTCTTGCCGGTGACCCGGGTGTCCAGCTCGCGGATCAGCCGGGACGCGCCCAGCACCAGCCGGTCGTGCGGCCAGGACGCCCGCCACACCGCGTCCGCGAGCATGGCCCGGGTCACCGGGGCCTTCATCGCCGCGAACTCGGCCTTGGTCATGCCGTGGGTGCCGAAGGCGGGCGTATCCAGCTGCCTGTCGGCGGCCAGGATGGCCCGGCTCGTCATCACCCAGCGGCCCGTCCAGGCGCGCGCCTCGCGGGTTCCCGCGGCGGTGATGGCAGCGGCCGAGGCGGTGGCGGTGCGGGCGAAGCTGGACACCCGGCGGCCCGGGTTGTACCACTCGGCTCCGGCCGGAGCCACGACAACGGTCTCCACCCCGTCTCGCTGCACGAGCGCCGGCACCTCGCGGCTCAGGGTGGGGTGGCCGAAGACGATCACGCGCTGCACCTGGCCGCCGAAATCGGCGTCGCGGATCAGCTCCCGGTAGGCCACGACGAGGTTGGGCCCGAACCGCGAGCCGCTGGACACCTCGGCCAGCAACGGCCACCCGGCCGTGCGGGCGAGCTCCTCCGCCGCCGGACCGGCGCCGGCGCCGGCGACCACAATCGTGCGCGGCCCGGCTTCGAGCAGCACGGATGCGGCGATGCCTGTGCCGTTGTCCGCTGGGGCGTCAGCGTGGGCGACGAGGTCTGCCTCATCGGAGAGGCCGTCGGCGCTGCCGGCACCGGTATCGGCGGAGCTGGCGACACCGAGGGCGTCGGTGAAACCGGCATCCGGCCCGGCCAGCTCGAGCTCGACCGCGGCCGACAGCGGTTCCCGGAACGCCAGGTTCAGCTGCACCGGACCGGGGTTGAGCGTGCCGGTGCCGAGGGAGGCCCGGTACGCGCGGCCGGCCAATTGCACAGCGAGGTCGCCCTCGCCGGCGCTGCCGTCGGGGGCGTTTACGTCGTCGCTGAGCCGCACGGCGCCGGCGAAGATGCCGGGCTGCACGGTGGTCTGGTTCGACCGGATGCCGCGCAACTCCGCGGGCCGGTCCGCCGTGAGCAGGATCATCGGCACCATGGAGTGGTGCGCCTCGAGAACGGCGGGGTGCAGATTGGCCACGGCGGTGCCGGAGGTGCAGACCACGAGGGCCGGGCGGCCGCTCTCGATCGCGAGCCCGAGCGCCAGGAAGCCGGCGCCGCGTTCGTCGATGCGCACGTGCAGACGCAGCAGGCCGAGCCGCTCGAACTCGGCGGCGGCCAGGGCCAGGGCCTGTGAGCGCGATCCGGGGCTGAGCACGAGGTCGCTCACGCCCAGGCGCACGAACTCGGCCAGCAGGGCCACGCTGAAGTCTGTCGCCGGGCTGCCGCTGGGCGCGACGGGCGCCAGACGGGGTGCGGCGTCAGCCGGCAGGGCTGCGGGCGCCTCGGGTGTCGATCCGGTCTGAGCTGCCGCTTCAGGCATCCCGTCGGCCCGGCTGGTCACCGTCACCGGGGTCGGTGTTCTTCGGGTCGACCCCAGCGGTGCCGGGGTGCGAGCTCGGCCCGGCGCCGGGCGGGTCCATCTTGTCGAAGTCGGCGAGTTCCTGCTCGAGGTCGCGGATGCGCTGTTCCTGGTCCTTCGCGCGGTCCAGCCCGCGGAGGAAGTCGGGGTCGTCGTCCGGAGCCATCGAGCGCGTCACCCGGGTGCCGGGGCCCGCCGCGTTGCTGCGGCGTCCGCGGCCGATCAGCAGCCACAGCACGGCACCGATCACGGGGATGAGGACTATGACGAAGACCCACACCCAGCGTGGAAGACCGCGTATGCGATTGCGGTCGAACACCGCGCAATCCACCAACGCATAGATGGTGAGAATGACGACGACGACTCCGAGGCCGAACAACAGGCGGAACATGCCCCAATTGTAGGCCGGTCGCCCGAGAGATCGGTGAGTACCGGTCAGGAGCACGTTCTAAGCTGGATTCATGAAAGCTGTTCCAGCGTGGTTGCTGTTCACCGTGCTCCGCGTCCTGATGTTCGTGGTGCCGTTCGTGATCCTGCTCGTGCTGGGAATCGAGGGCTGGCTGGCCGCCGTCCTGGCCGCCATCATCGGCCTGTGCCTGTCCTACATCTTCCTGCGCAACCCGCGCAACAGCGTCTCCCGCGATCTGTACGAGGTGCGGCACCGCGCGAAGGAACCCGTGCACCCCGACGCCGAGTCCGAGGACGCCGCGGTCGACCGGGCCGAGTCCGAGCAGGAACGCGTGCAGGAGAGCGAGCAGCAGGCGCGAGCCGAGCAGGAGCTCACGGACCAGCCGCCCACCGACCAGCGCTCCAACCTGGCCTAACCGCCGGTCGGTCCGCCGCGGGCCTGTAGCTCGGCCGCGCCCGCCAGCATCTCCCGGAACGCCCGCAGCGCCGGCGCCTCCAGTCCGGCCTCGCGTTGGGCGGTGAAGATCGTACGGCGCGGGTCGCCGGGCAGCCGTTCGAGCCGACAGGTGGTGCTGCGCCCGGTCCAGACCAGGTCGGGCATCAGGCCCACGGCGTTGCCCGACTCGATCAACCGGATCTGCGCCTGCAGGTCGGCGGTCTCGTACCGCACGTCGGGCTCGAATCCGGCGCTGCGGCAGAGCTGCTCGGCGAAGTGCCGGGAGGCCGTGCCGCGCGGTTCCATCACCCACGGCAGCCGACCCGCCTCGGCGAGCGTGCCGACGGGCCAGAGGGCGGCATCCGTGGCCGGTAGCGCCAGGTGGATGGCGTCGGTCGTCAGCTCGCGCCGGTGCAGGCCCGGCAGCCACGGCGTCGAGTGCGCGGGGTACTGCTCGGCGATGACCAGGTCGAAGTCGCGGGCCCAGGTCTCGTGCAGGGCCTGCTCGGGTTCCCGCTGCACCATCTCCACCCGCACGTCGGGGTGCTGCCGGGTCATCATCGTCAAGGCCGTGGGCATGAGCGCCAGCGCCGCGGACTGGAAGACAGCCACCCGCACGGTTCCGCGCACTGTCGTGTGCGAGGTGCGCAGCGCCGCCTCGGCCCGCTCCAGGGTGTCGAGCACCTCCCCGGCCGATGCCACCAGCAGCTCGCCCTGGGGGGTGAGCCGCAGGCGGCGACCGGCCTTGCGGGTCAGCTCGGCGCCGGCTTCTTTCTCCAGCTGGCTGAGCTGCTGCGACACGGCCGACGGGCTGAGCAGCATGGCCTCCGCGACGGCGGCGATGGTGCCGCGGATGGACAGCTCGCGGAGCAGGATCAGGCGGCGCACGTCGAGCATCCCGGTCCTCCAAAGCATCAGCTGAGCTGAAGCTTATCAATCAGTATTCGCTACTTCTTCTAAAGCGTTCGGCTGCAGATACTGAGTGGATGCCGCGCACTCCCCCGCCGCGGCCGACCCTCTGGAGCACCATGACCGACCTCGCACCCCGGCCGCACGGCGAGCAGACAACCGGCACCCCGTCCGGCCTGTTCGCCACCGAGACGATCGCGCTCGTGCGCCGCTGGCTGACCGAGGCGTCCGGGTTCCCGGTGGACGGATCGGCCGCCCAGCTCGCCGGGGTGCTGCGGGATCCGAAGGGTCTAGCCTTCACTGTCGGCTTCGTCGACGGCGTCGTGCGTCCCGAGGATCTCGGCGTGGCCGCCCGCACCCTGGCCCGCATCGCGCCCGACGTGCCGGCCTTCCTGCCCGCGCCCATGCGCGCCGCCGTGCGGCTCGGCGGCCTGATGGCACCACTGCTGCCCGGGGTCGTCGTGCCGATCGCGCGGCGGGTGCTGCGCCACATGGTGGGCCACCTCATCATCGATGCCACGGATGCCAAGCTCGGCCCGGCCATCGCCAAGATCCGTGGTGAGGGCATCCGGCTCAACGTCAACCTGCTCGGCGAGGCCGTGCTCGGTGAGGGCGAGGCCGCCCGCCGCCTGGCCGGCACGCACCGGCTGCTGGCCCGCGACGACGTGGACTACGTGTCGATCAAGGTTTCCTCCACCGTCGCGCCGCACAGCCACTGGGCGTTCGACGCCGCCGTGGCCGGCATCGTGGAGCACCTGACGCCGCTCTTCGCCCGCGCGGCGGCGGCCCCGCGGCCCAAGTTCATCAACCTCGACATGGAGGAGTACAAGGACCTCGACCTCACCATCGCGGTCTTCACCGAACTGCTCGACCGGCCCGAATTCGTCTCGCTGGAGGCCGGCATCGTGCTGCAGGCCTACCTGCCCGACGCCCTCGGGGCCATGATCCGGCTGCAGGAGTGGGCGGCGGCCCGCCGGGCCCGGGGCGGCGCCGGCATCAAGGTGCGCCTGGTCAAGGGGGCCAACCTGCCGATGGAGCAGGTGGAGGCGGAGGTGCACGGCTGGCCCCTGGCCACCTGGCACACCAAGCAGGAGTCGGACACCAACTACAAGCGGGTCGTGGACTACGCGCTCACCCCCGAGCGCATCCGCAATGTGCGCCTGGGCGTGGCCGGGCACAACCTGTTCGACATCGCCTGGTCGTGGCTGCTGGCCGGGCAGCGCGGGGTGCAGGGCGGCATCGAGTACGAGATGCTGCTCGGCATGGCGCAGGGGCAGGCCGAGGCCGTGCGCCGCGACGTCGGCAGCCTGCTGCTCTACACGCCGGTGGTCTCGCCCGCCGAGTTCGACGTGGCCATCGCCTACCTGATCCGCCGGCTCGAAGAGGGCGCGTCAAGCGACAACTTCATGTCGGCCGTGTTCGAACTGCACGACAACGAGGCGCTCTTCGCCCGCGAACAGGCGCGTTTCCTGGCCTCCCTGGACGCGCTCGACGCAGCCGTGCCCGCGCCGCACCGGGTCGCCGACCGCTATGCGGCCGTACCGGCGCCGGGTCCGGGCGCCTTCGAGAACACGGCAGACACCGATCCTTCCGTGGCCGCCAACCGCGACTGGGCGTTGCAGATCCTCGGCCGCGTGCCCGGCTCCAGCCTGGGCGTCGACACCATTGAGGCGGCCCGGGTGACGGATGCGGCGGCGCTGGACGCCGTGCTCGCCGAGACGACCGCAGCGGCGGCCGGTTGGGCCGCGCTCGGTGCCTCCGGCCGGGCTGCCGTGCTGCACCGCGCCGGGGACGCCCTCGAGGCCCGCCGGGGCGACCTGCTCGAGGTGATGGCGGCTGAGGCCGGCAAGACCATCGACCAGGCCGACCCCGAGGTGTCGGAGGCCGTCGACTTCGCGCACTACTACGCCGGCCTCGCCCGGGAGCTCGAGGAGGTCGACGGTGCCCGGTTCACTCCGGCGTCGATCACCCTGGTCACCCCGCCGTGGAACTTCCCCGTCGCGATCCCGGCCGGGTCGGTGCTCGCCGCGCTGGCGTCAGGCTCCGCCGTGGTACTCAAGCCCGCCGGGCCGGCCGAACGGTGCGGCGCCGTGATCGCCGACATCCTCTGGCAGGCCGGCGTACCCCGCGACGTGCTGCGCCTGGTGCAGGTGCCCGAAGACAGCCTGGGCGCCCACCTGATCGCGCACCCCGCGGTGGACCGGGTGATCCTCACCGGCGCCTACGAGACCGCCGAGCTGTTCCGCAGCTTCCGGCCCGACCTGCCGCTGCTGGCCGAGACCAGCGGCAAGAACGCGATCATCGTCACGCCCAGCGCCGACCTCGACCTGGCCGTCAAGGACGTCGTCTCCTCGGCATTCGGCCACGCCGGCCAAAAGTGCTCGGCCGCGTCCCTCGTCATCCTGGTGGGCTCCGTCGCCACGTCGCGCCGGTTCCGCACCCAGCTGCAGGACGCCGTCGCCTCCCTCACGGTGGGCTACCCGGAGAACCCGGCCACCCAGATGGGCCCGGTGATCGAACCCGCAGCGGGCAAACTGCTCGACGGGCTCACCGTGCTGGGCGCCGGCGAGAGCTGGCTGCTCGAGCCGCGCCGCTTGGACGAGTCCGGCCGGCTGTGGAGCCCGGGCCTCCGCGACGGCGTGCGGGCCGGGTCGGCCTTCCATCTCACCGAGTACTTCGGCCCGATCCTGGGCATCATGACCGCGGCCACCCTCGCCGAGGCGATCGAGCTGGCCAATGTGGTCGACTACGGCCTCACCACCGGCCTGCACGCCCTCGACCCGGCCGAGATCGGCACCTGGCTGAACAGCATCCAGGCCGGCAACCTCTACGTGAACCGCGGCATCACCGGGGCCATCGTGCGCCGGCAGCCGTTCGGCGGCTGGAAGAAGTCGGCCGTGGGCCCCGGCACCAAGGCGGGAGGCCCGAACTACCTGGTCGGCCTCGGCTCGTGGTCCCCCGCCCCGGCCACGACGGGCGCGGCCGTCACGCATCCGGTCGTCGAGTCGATCCTCGCCGCGGCCACGCCCGAGCTGAGCGCCGCCGACGCCGAGCTGCTGAACCGTGCGCTGCGGAGCGACGCCCTGGCCTGGGCCGAGCGCTTCGGCGCTGCAACCGACGTGTCGGGACTCGCCGCCGAGCGCAATGTGTTCCGGTACCGGGCGCCGGCGGCCCCCGTGGCCATCCGCCTGGCCGCCGGCGAACCGCTGGTGTCGCTGGTGCGGGTCGTGGCCGCCGCCGGGCTCGCGGGTGCGCCCGTGACGGTGTCGACGGCTCTGGCGCTGCCGGCCGCGCTGGTGGATGCGCTCGCGCCGGCCCTCAGCGCTGCGATCACTGTGGAAGATGACGACACCTGGCTCGCCGGAGCGGCCCAGCGCGGCGGCGGGCGGCTCCGGCTGCTCGGCGCCCCGGCGGGCTCGGCGGTGCACAGCGCGCTGGTGGAGGTCACCGGCGGCCGGCCCGACCTGGCGGTCTGGGCCCAGCCGGTCACCGAGGCGGGCCGGGTGGAGCTGCTCCCGTTCCTGCGCGAGCAGGCCGTGAGCATCACGGCGCACCGGTTCGGCACTCCGAACCACCTCACCGACGCCCTGCTCTGACCCCGCGCCCCGGCGTCCCCGCAGCATCCGCTAACTGGTCCCGAAGCGGACAATTGCGCCCGGCACACCGGGCGCAATTGTCCGCACGGGGCACAGTTGGCCCCGGCTGGAGGCCCGCAGCGTGCGGGTGGTCCGGGTGCGCGACGGTGAGCGCGGGCTGGTTAGAGGGCGAAGGCCAGCCCGAGCAGGATGCCGTAGAGCAGCGCGGCCAGGCTGGTGAGCTTGAGGGCCAGGATCAGTTCCTTCGCCGTGGTGGCCGTGGCCACGATGAGAGCGGCCGGGAGGGCCAGCAGCAGCACGAAGAAGGTGAACCAGGCCAGAGGGTAGAACAGGGCGAAGAATCCGGCGATCGCGAACGGCAGTAGCAGGAAGACGCAGAACACCACGCGGGACGCCTTCGCGCCGATCCACACGGCCAGGGTACGCTTGCCGGCCACCTTGTCGGGCTTGATGTCGCGCAGGTTGTTCACCATCAGCACGGCGCAGGCGATCAGCCCGATCGCGATGGCGCTCAGCCAGCTCTCCAGGTTGACCGTGCCCACCTGTACGTAGGTGGTGCCCGTGGTGGCCACGAGGCCGAAGAACACGAACACGAACAGTTCGCCAAGACCCAAGTATCCATAGGGCTTCTTGCCGCCGGTGTAGAACCACGCCGCCACGATCGCGGCCGCGCCCACGGCCAGCAGCCACCAGTACTGGCTCACGATAACGAGCACGAGGCCGGCCACTGCGGCCAGGCCGAAGAACACCAGGGCCACGGTGAGCACGGTACGCGGCTTGGCCGCACCCCCGCCGGTGAGGCGGGCCGGGCCGACCCGGTGGTTGTCGGTGCCACGGATGCCGTCGGAGTAATCGTTCGCGTAGTTCACGCCGATCTGCAGGCAGACCGCCACCACCAGGGCGAGCAGGGCGCGCACCCAGTGGAACTCGCCGGCACCGCCGGCCACGACAGCCGCGCCGGTGCCCAGCGCCACGGGGGCGATGGCCAGCGGCAGGGTGCGCAGGCGTGCACCGGAGATCCAGTCGCCGGCCGTGGCCGGGCCGGTGCGCACGATGCCGGTTGCGACGCCGCTCTTGCGAGCCGGGTTGCCCGACTTGGCCGGGTTCTTCGGCCGGGTCGCGGCCGGACGCGACGTCTGGGATGATTTCTGCTGGTTGGGCCGCGAGGGCCGAGCTCCGTTTGCCACGCACTCATGTTAGTGGCCGCGGCTGCGAGCGGCTCAGTCCAGCGCGGGAGCCTGCCCTGAGCCCGGTCGGGCGGCGCGCACGAGTGCCTGCAGCGCCCGGCGGTCGGGCTTTCCGGACGCGAGCAGGGGAAGGGCCGGCACCGTCACGATCCGTGCCGGCCGGGCCGCCGGGCCGAGCCCTGCCGCCACGGCGCTCCGCACGGCTTCCAGCCCCGGAACGGCGGCGCCCGGCGGCGCGACCGCCACGACGACGACCGGAACCTCGCCCCACACCGCATCCGCGGCGCGCACCACGCAGGCCTCACCGAGGCCGGGCAGGGCGCGTACCCGGAGTTCAACGGCGTCGAGAGACACCTTCTCGCCGCCGGAGATGATCACGTTGTCGGCCCGCCCGGTCACGCTCACGGTGCCGTCCGCGGCGACCGCGCCGAGGTCGCCGGTGCGGTACCAGCGCACCCCGTCGTGTTCCACGAACCGCTCCCCGGTGAGATCCTCATCGGCCAGGTAGCCTTCCGCGAGCATCGAACCGCTGATCTCCAGCTGCCCGTCGACGGTGCGCACCACGGCGTTGCCGATCGGCACCCCGTCGTACACGCAGCCCCCGGCGGTCTCCGATGAGCCATAGGTGCGCACCACGCGCACCCCGAGGGCGTCGGCCCGGCCGATCAGCTCGGCCGACACCGCCTGTCCGCCCACGAGGATGCCGGTGAACCGGCGCAGCACGGCCAACAGCGCCGGGTCGGTCGGCGCGGCATCCAGCAACCGGGCCAGCTGCACGGGCACCAGCGAGGTGAACCGCAGCGGTTCGGTGAGCCGCCCCGCGTGTTCGGCGAAGACGGCGGGGTCGAAGTGCCCCGGAGGCAACAGCACGGGTTCGGTCCCGGCGGCGATGGACCGCACGAGCACCTGCACGCCGGCAATGTAGTGGGCGGGCAGCGCCAACAACCACTGGCCGTCGCCGCCCAGATGCACCCCCGACGCCGCCGCGGATGCCAGAAGCGCATCAGTACTGATCATGACCCGTTTGGGCCGCCCTGTCGACCCCGAGGTCTCGATCACCACGGCCACGTTCCGCGGCACCGGGCCCATGTCGCCGCGGCTCGAGATCGCGCCGGGCTCATCGGGCACGGGCAGCAGGGCCGCGCCGTCGTTCGCGAGCGCCAGGCGCAACTCCGCCAGGAAGCGGAGCGGGTCGCCGACGGGTACGACGCGGAGGTCTCTCACGATGCGATCACCGCGGTAGCGCTAGAACTGCCAGGGGTACGGCGACCAGTCCGGTTCGCGCTTCTCAAGGAACGAGTCCCGCCCCTCGACGGCTTCGTCCGTGCCGTACGCCAGCCGGGTGGCCTCCCCGGCGAAGACCTGCTGGCCGACCATGCCGTCGTCGACGGCGTTGAAGGCGAACTTGAGCATGCGGATGGCAGTGGGCGACTTGGTCAGAATCGTGCGCGCCCAGTCCAGCGCCTCGTTCTCCAGCTCGGCGTGCGGCACCACGGCGTTGATCGCCCCCATCTCGAGGGCGCGCTGGGCGGAGTACTCGCGGGCGAGGAAGAACACCTCCCGCGCGGCCTTCTGCCCCACCTGCCGGGCGAAGTAGGCGCTGCCGTAACCGCCGTCGAAGGAGCCGACATCGGCATCCGTCTGCTTGAACTTGCCGTGCTCGGCGCTGGCGATGCTGAGGTCGCAGACGACGTGCAGCGAGTGCCCTCCGCCGGCCGCCCATCCCGGGATGACCGCGATGACGACCTTGGGCATGAAGCGGATCAGGCGCTGCACCTCGAGGATGTGCAGGCGTCCGCCCCTGGCCTTGTCGATGCCTGTCGCGGTCTCGCCCTCCGCATACTTGTAGCCGTCCCGCCCACGGATGCGCTGGTCGCCGCCGGAGCAGAACGCCCAGCCGCCGTCGCGGGGGCTCGGTCCGTTTCCGGTGAGCAGCACCACGCCGATCTGCGGGTTGGTACGCGCGTCCTCCAGGGCAGCGTAAAGCTCGTCGACGGTCTGCGGCCTGAAGGCGTTCCGCACCTCTGGCCGGTTGAAGGCCACCCGGGCG
This is a stretch of genomic DNA from Cryobacterium soli. It encodes these proteins:
- a CDS encoding 1,4-dihydroxy-2-naphthoate polyprenyltransferase is translated as MANGARPSRPNQQKSSQTSRPAATRPKNPAKSGNPARKSGVATGIVRTGPATAGDWISGARLRTLPLAIAPVALGTGAAVVAGGAGEFHWVRALLALVVAVCLQIGVNYANDYSDGIRGTDNHRVGPARLTGGGAAKPRTVLTVALVFFGLAAVAGLVLVIVSQYWWLLAVGAAAIVAAWFYTGGKKPYGYLGLGELFVFVFFGLVATTGTTYVQVGTVNLESWLSAIAIGLIACAVLMVNNLRDIKPDKVAGKRTLAVWIGAKASRVVFCVFLLLPFAIAGFFALFYPLAWFTFFVLLLALPAALIVATATTAKELILALKLTSLAALLYGILLGLAFAL
- a CDS encoding AMP-binding protein — encoded protein: MVRDLRVVPVGDPLRFLAELRLALANDGAALLPVPDEPGAISSRGDMGPVPRNVAVVIETSGSTGRPKRVMISTDALLASAAASGVHLGGDGQWLLALPAHYIAGVQVLVRSIAAGTEPVLLPPGHFDPAVFAEHAGRLTEPLRFTSLVPVQLARLLDAAPTDPALLAVLRRFTGILVGGQAVSAELIGRADALGVRVVRTYGSSETAGGCVYDGVPIGNAVVRTVDGQLEISGSMLAEGYLADEDLTGERFVEHDGVRWYRTGDLGAVAADGTVSVTGRADNVIISGGEKVSLDAVELRVRALPGLGEACVVRAADAVWGEVPVVVVAVAPPGAAVPGLEAVRSAVAAGLGPAARPARIVTVPALPLLASGKPDRRALQALVRAARPGSGQAPALD
- a CDS encoding 1,4-dihydroxy-2-naphthoyl-CoA synthase translates to MPELVSEIFDPSQWRSVDGFAALTDITYHHDITGRIARVAFNRPEVRNAFRPQTVDELYAALEDARTNPQIGVVLLTGNGPSPRDGGWAFCSGGDQRIRGRDGYKYAEGETATGIDKARGGRLHILEVQRLIRFMPKVVIAVIPGWAAGGGHSLHVVCDLSIASAEHGKFKQTDADVGSFDGGYGSAYFARQVGQKAAREVFFLAREYSAQRALEMGAINAVVPHAELENEALDWARTILTKSPTAIRMLKFAFNAVDDGMVGQQVFAGEATRLAYGTDEAVEGRDSFLEKREPDWSPYPWQF